The following DNA comes from Cucumis sativus cultivar 9930 chromosome 7, Cucumber_9930_V3, whole genome shotgun sequence.
GTGTAACCTTGAGGCCTatattcatcatcatcaacgTTATTATGGAAACATTCCCTCCAGATACTCATCAAACTCTTCTTTGCTATCAGCTTTATGATCCCCAAATGATGTTGAGGCCTTTTTTCCTGCAAAGAAACGGCAAGAGTCAATGTCAATAGACTAACTATTCAAAGGTTGATTTGGTTCGGATAGAAATGTGAAATGCTGTAAAAGGACGAGCCAATCCAATGAGGATACAAAAAATTTCCAGCTGAATATGAGAAAATACTATGGTTGCCAGATACAAATTTgtacccaaaagaaaaataaaaaaactagaatttttttaagcCATAAATGTGGAAATGTCTAAAAGTTGTTCTCGGCTTCTGTCTTTGCCTTCAAAATTGTTAccatttctttccttccaaATCAGCCAAATCAAAACTCTATTGGTATCAGCCACGAGATCTTTTTACCAATCTAGTCAGTAGTTTCTAGTAAATTcaacatgaaagaaatgaaattattgagTTCAACTCCCAAGATAAGGACTTGATCAGGGAGGGAAGTTACAAACGACTCTTAACTATTTGGGGTATTTCTCTATATTTCTTTGTTCTACAAACTGTCGGAAATGGTATGGTTCTCTGATTTCTATTATGGACCATACTTTTCACACTACCAAATGAACCTGAGAATACAGTACCAAGCCTAGGAAATGGTTTCCTTCTATAACAAAAGATTCAAAGGGCAAGATACCTTGAAATTCTTGCAATCAACCACTTCGACTTTCTTTACACAATGAATGTACATTAACAAGAGAAGACAAAGTAAAGGctaataaagaaacaaaaaaacataaatttttgtGCAGCCACCAACATTACTTTCACTCTCATGAGCATAAGAGTCATCGACAAACACAAGTGAATAACTTCTCCAAAATATTAAGAGGGCAGTTCATCAGACCTTTTCTCCTCGTTCTGCTCCCTTCATCCTCAGTATCTGAACTGTCATCACTTGGCctgaaagtaaaatataacAGTCAGCTTCTGCTAAACTTGACAAGcagaaaaatttaaagttttgagTAGCACCTCTTCCTTTTGGACATTTCTTGCTCCTTCCTTTCCagtttctccttttctttctgtCTCTTGTAGTGAAGCTTCTTTGAGCATCTATTCCAAATAATCCAAGATGAGAGCAAGTATTGGTAAATAAATCTCACAAAGAAAAGTAAGGAAACaatatgaaaatagaaaaattaaatcaaaaacaATGCTTCTAGTCATCAGGGGACTCGGTGAGAATTCCAGTTTGACAAATCATAAAAAGAACAATCCAGATTCCAAACAAACAGTTTTATTACGGTGAAAATAGTTGCatgctttatatatatatttttatgagtCATAAATAGTTGCATGAGATATTTGTATTTGACatcacatttaaatataagttATGATGTACGAAGTGATGGAAATGAAACAGCAACAGATTCAAAACCATATGATCTGTATCCAAGCAGAAACAAAACCTATCAATATGTGCAGATGGCCACATGACATTCAAAATCATGCAAATGGAAGTTACAGCTGCATTAAATGATTGTATCTTCAGATCctaactaattatttaattcaGCATTCCACCATTTGCATAtctataaaagataaaattgcaTGTAAAAAATGTTTGGCTTCAATCAAAgcgaaaaaataaataacagtCTTGGCGAAACATAGCACCCATGATTATTGAAACAATGCTATAGAACAATATCAATGTGTTTGTGTGTTCTCCTATTATCTAAAAGTCCCCCTTTCAATCAACTAGTAAAAGACATGATATTCCATAAGATCAAATCACAGTTTAGTAAAGAAGCAGCATTTTCAATAGTAAAATGCAGTTCAAAGGGCACTAATGGATTGCATATTGAATAAAAACTACAAAAGGAGACAACCACATCGAAGTGCTGATACAGATCGACAGCATAGTTGCTgaggggaaaaagaaatagaatcgGGAACCTTGGCATATAAAAAAAGACCACCGACCTCCCACAAGTTACCAACTTTACAAGGGCTTGCTTGTTTTCTCCTGcttcaaaataagaaaaattcaCCTGCAATAACAGAGAAGTAAAAAGACATGCAGTAACAAATAGAAGCAGCCAACATTGATcatttagaatatttattttgtaacaaaTGGGAAACAATTCCAAATTTGAACATCCCAGAGCTCATCAAGAGATATTAATACTACCTCATAGCTTGCTAAACCACTCTTCTCATCACAGTGCTTGTTACCGCATATGAACTGCCCTGACAGAAGAAAAAGTGGTCAACCAAAAGCTCAAgcataaatcccaacaaaaaAGGTAAGTATAGTAGCCAACAGGAAATTGGTACTTTCAGCTATAAATGCCAATAGATAAATTGTGAAAGCTAATCAGCTAacttaatgaaagaaaatatggaagaaaCTGTCGAGTGGACAGTAAAAAAATGTACCTTTCCCAGACATTACTTCCTTCTCCGCACGCCACCTGAGACCAATctatgaagaaaaattttaatagtagtttgattttcaaatgacTTTCAGTAAGAAACTGAAAATAGAAGTGAAGTAAAGAGAAAACTTCATAGCTCACCTTCCCACTTTTATATTGTGTCATATCAGCTATGCAGTATCTTCAATGAATTTAAGGCAACAATATCTGATTTTCTCTCACagcataaaaaattattaactttcTTCTTGAGATAAGAAACATTGCACATAtgctaaaagaaaaataaccaAATGAGGAATCAAATTAAACTGCACCAGCTTCTCTAACAGCAAAGCAGCCGTTGAAATGCAGagtcaaaaaaattattcaacgTTACACGTAAAGAAAACCTTAACTGCTGAAAGTGCTTTCTAAGGCACATTGCAATTTATTTGGATTTCATTGTAGTTTTTGTCCTTAAACTATAATCTACTCTCTGGTAGTTTGGACCCTGAACTTATAGATTCTCATTTTGGTCATTTGATTTCTAcccactattttttttttttttttgtcatttaatgtttaaatatcatttttttagtcCTCTATCAGTCTATCTTTCTTGAAATTCCTTGAAATGTAGTTTAACCCCTTTATTAACAGTGTCCTATTTACATTGTCACCTTTGTCCTGTACGATAGAGACTAAATATGATCTCTTCACAAAAAACTTGAAGATtaatgttgatattttaaatattaatgaaccaaaattaaaaaaatggaaaaaaggtTCAATGactaaaatcaaactttcaaaGGTTCAACCACATCAACAAATAGAAATCAAGACAAAAACCAGATTTAAACTTtgatcaaatcaaatattacaaaCACGTAAAGGCTAAGCTCAAAAAATATGGCATCAGGTTACATGTAGGATACTCTTTGAAAAGCTTATCATAATATCGCTTCACCAACTTCTGCTCCCATGATGTATCCATGTCATCTTCTTCTGAACGAATGAACCTTGAAAATAATTCATTGAAAATAGCCTATAAACTTTCTGATTccaaagaaatttaatatttatacacacacatatgttaaacaaaatcttataaaacttatccaaaaaaaaacttaatcaatTCATAGAGTAAGATATCCATAATGCGTAAACCAAAGTAAAGGACATCCTATGATCAGCCAAAACCCATCTTTCCAAAAAATAATCCCCTCATCACCTACAGTTGACATTATTCAAAGTATTCTAAGCTGCTACCAGTATGAATATGACCTAGTTTATTTCTTATTGAAGAAACCACCAATCTGGTCATAATACGCACTGCAAACATGAGGTACTTTATTATGACTGTCATAAAAAGAATAGTGGGTTCATACCGGTAGCCCTCCCTCAAGGTGTCTTGATCAGTCTTGATGGGAAGCTTTTCTTCCCCAGTCTTATTTTTCCCGTAGAAATGAACTACAACCAATAAAGTCCACACAATTGATATAGtaaaaaacaactaaatatCAATTTGGTAGTCTATTAAGGAGGACAGTAGagctattaaaaaaatgaagatactTCTATTCTTTAGTTGCATTGACTGACATGAATGATAATTTGACACAGTTGCTGATGTTTTAAGATATGAAGCTCTCTTTCTAGTGCTTCCCATAATAAATAGTAACGtgggaaaataaaagataatcatctaaaaaaaaaaatgaatatgaaaatcCATAAGCCTAACCAATAGATTGTTCAAAGTAGTCTTAGTGctaaaagcaaaaaaacagATCAGCTATTTTTGAGATGTACGAATAGAAAAATATCCACTTCAATACACGAACCAAATTGAAGTCCTAATACTTTAACTTTGAgcacaaatttataaaatcttcTCCTTTCCTAGAAGAACTTCACACTAAAAAGCATGAAGACTACCATAGCCATTTACTTACAAATCTGTCTTAGACACAATACACTCATAAGTCATacaatctttatatatataaaagaaataaaaaaactcaaacaagGTATGAATTGCATTGTTGCATTAAAATTTCAGTACCTCATCTGACACATGAAGCAGTAATGCTCCACCGAATTCTTAGTACTTCCTGggatttatcttctttttttccagaCTCTAGTCtctaaataagaaattttaatatccTCCCAAAGTTCAAGGCTAAAAGACCAGAAGGCCAGAGGCACAATTGAGGTCAGTGAGATGCTTAAAGTACTTGAACTAATCTCgaggtaaaaaaatattttgcatCAAACTGTATGTTAGGATGACTGTAGCTTCCTGTCATCTTAGTGAAGGAAACTGTTCATCATTCTTTTGCTTTAGGACTCCAGGATATGCAAATAAGCGGCTCAATATTTGCAAGCATCCTTCACGTCCGTCTGTTAGCAAGTAAGCTAACAAGTCTAACTTTAATGAACtttgtttaacatttattATCGAACTTTGTTATCACTCGATTCCATTAGCAACCGCGATAGAAAAAATCCGACTGAGCTCAAAGTTAAACAGAATATCATTAAATCACTTCCATGATCGTCATGTTAAAATACAAGATCGTATACCAAAACTATTAAACTAAAGCAACGTATAATTAAGCCACGATCACGAATCTAATCGCCTCCATCGCAAATGCTCATTAACTACACAAGAACGCTccattaaaagttaaataaagaTTAAGAAAGTAGAAATCGCACCATAATCATGCATAAACTTCTTGTGGCGATCGTAAGCATTGAGCCCTCGCACATGAGCCTGGTACTGTCTGCAAGATTTTCAAGaataaggaagaaaaacaattcaGAGTAAGTGACAGAGGGAACTCCATGGAAATGGGGTATGGATATGTTAAGAGAGATAAAAGGCCAGGAGAACCCActgttttctctcttctctttcgAAGATGGCATTCTTCAGAGAACCGAACGACGCCATGGGCGCGCCAGGCAATGACCTTCTCTTTGAGTTGGTGAGCCATAAAAGGTCTGTCTTCCGTTGGAATTGAACTGAGGCCCAATCAGCAATGAATTTGGGCCGGGCTTTCCTACCGCCTAATTAGAAGTGTAAtggaggaataataattaataatataacaatattttaaaaaaattacaaatatagcaaaactatcgctgataaAGTTGTATaatctatcggtgatagatcaatttttacaacatgatctatcaatatcagtgatagacactatctaaaatttgataaattttgctatatttgtaatttttttaaaatgttgctatatactaattattttgaatttaattgctaaatttgcaactatccctaattataatagttgaaattttgatctaaattttctatattcgCAACTGTCTCATATTCgaaaatgttaataaataaacaaattattttattatttattgaaataaaaaaatttcggTGATTATGAACTTTTGAATATGATCTTCTATTGAAAATCTATACAAgtcattaaaattttcaaacaatcgAATATTGTTTCCTTCATAAACAAAAGCATGGATTAGTAATTTGACCCATATAACCCAAcatattcaatatatttgaatttccaAGGAAACTACCATTGTATATGATAAGTGTGCATAATATGTACAATTTGTTATCTTATATATCAAATGATATATGCAATGtatgtttacatttttcaatgtaTATAAAAGCttgtcattttaaaattaacatcaTATTGAGACAAACTACAATAACGATAAGACTCATGCAGGAGCATGTCATAGTATAACAATAGATTTTATGCCAaatgtgaatatatattaagCTTAGTTGCTAGATGTTTCTCATGCGCACTTGTAATTTGGCCTACTTAATGTATCTAATCCTAACAATATGGAATTGCCACGTTTTTGTCACATCATACATCATTTATGAATTCCCAAACAAAGTA
Coding sequences within:
- the LOC101206835 gene encoding protein FRA10AC1 isoform X1, translating into MASFGSLKNAIFEREERKQQYQAHVRGLNAYDRHKKFMHDYVHFYGKNKTGEEKLPIKTDQDTLREGYRFIRSEEDDMDTSWEQKLVKRYYDKLFKEYCIADMTQYKSGKIGLRWRAEKEVMSGKGQFICGNKHCDEKSGLASYEVNFSYFEAGENKQALVKLVTCGRSVVFFYMPRCSKKLHYKRQKEKEKLERKEQEMSKRKRPSDDSSDTEDEGSRTRRKGKKASTSFGDHKADSKEEFDEYLEGMFP
- the LOC101206835 gene encoding protein FRA10AC1 isoform X2, which encodes MASFGSLKNAIFEREERKQQYQAHVRGLNAYDRHKKFMHDYVHFYGKNKTGEEKLPIKTDQDTLREGYRFIRSEEDDMDTSWEQKLVKRYYDKLFKEYCIADMTQYKSGKIGLRWRAEKEVMSGKGQFICGNKHCDEKSGLASYEVNFSYFEAGENKQALVKLVTCGRCSKKLHYKRQKEKEKLERKEQEMSKRKRPSDDSSDTEDEGSRTRRKGKKASTSFGDHKADSKEEFDEYLEGMFP
- the LOC101206835 gene encoding protein FRA10AC1 isoform X3 gives rise to the protein MASFGSLKNAIFEREERKQQYQAHVRGLNAYDRHKKFMHDYVHFYGKNKTGEEKLPIKTDQDTLREGYRFIRSEEDDMDTSWEQKLVKRYYDKLFKEWRAEKEVMSGKGQFICGNKHCDEKSGLASYEVNFSYFEAGENKQALVKLVTCGRSVVFFYMPRCSKKLHYKRQKEKEKLERKEQEMSKRKRPSDDSSDTEDEGSRTRRKGKKASTSFGDHKADSKEEFDEYLEGMFP